From Clavelina lepadiformis chromosome 9, kaClaLepa1.1, whole genome shotgun sequence, the proteins below share one genomic window:
- the LOC143470338 gene encoding protein lin-28 homolog, with protein MASESTNDESPNRSEKDNENGQSLPREDSGDVEGLCRRFGTCKWFNSAKGYGFVTPDRADDDDDEEKDIFVYQSVIQMSGFRSLGEGEKVTIWYKTSSLGLEAHKVCGADGGNCQGSERKPKRKKRPDRCFNCQEAGHHAKECHYPPLPKRCHHCKSVEHLVIDCPVKRDSSSRGESADSERSASSRAPEHSPVSTSAQ; from the exons ATGGCGTCTG AATCGACCAACGACGAGAGCCCAAACAGAAGTGAAAAAGATAACGAAAACGGCCAGTCTCTACCACGCGAGGACAGTGGAGATGTGGAGGGGCTTTGTAGGAGATTTG GCACATGCAAGTGGTTTAACTCTGCGAAGGGTTACGGGTTCGTTACCCCAGACAGGGCCGATGATGACGATGACGAAGAAAAAGATATCTTTGTTTACCAG TCCGTGATTCAGATGTCCGGCTTTCGGAGTCTGGGAGAAGGAGAAAAAGTAACGATCTGGTACAAGACTTCCTCATTAGGGCTCGAGGCACATAAGGTTTGCGGAGCTGATGGCGGAAATTGTCAGGGAAGCGAACGAAAGCCAAAGAGAAAGAAAAGACCGGACAG aTGTTTCAACTGTCAAGAAGCCGGTCATCACGCCAAAGAGTGCCACTATCCACCTCTTCCAAAGCGGTGTCATCACTGCAAATCGGTCGAGCACCTAGTCATCGATTGCCCCGTGAAACGGGATAGCAGCTCCCGCGGTGAATCGGCTGATTCAGAGCGATCAGCCAGCAGCAGAGCACCTGAACACTCGCCAGTTTCTACCTCAGCCCAATAA
- the LOC143470337 gene encoding transmembrane protein 98-like — protein sequence METVVIAAVSILAVVFIASFGSLIFICYQKYKQKRQSLLADDGSNLSQTVLMFDDTAVDNSSSNLELGAVITCDDGTIRQLLETEAWANDVHGVIPHCIGILKMCREVTEKLLTVAMDRNQKNIHPSHMSEIVIVAKCISPRVDDVMRSISPPIDAEHLEARSAALIYSVQHLALLVRNAWQSPTSLDWIDAALDNMSQHLKILRSANLNNLPEPDAMKTAQEDTDNDSKLDDDNLDTLQPPTSQESSQL from the coding sequence ATGGAAACTGTCGTAATAGCTGCAGTAAGTATTTTAGCAGTGGTCTTCATCGCGTCTTTTggaagtttaatttttatctgCTATCAGAAGTACAAACAAAAACGGCAATCCTTACTTGCGGACGATGGAAGCAACTTGAGCCAAACAGTATTAATGTTTGACGACACTGCAGTTGATAATTCGTCTAGCAATTTGGAATTGGGAGCTGTAATAACTTGTGATGACGGAACGATTCGCCAGTTATTGGAGACAGAAGCTTGGGCCAATGATGTCCATGGTGTCATTCCCCATTGTATTGGAATTCTCAAGATGTGCCGAGAAGTCACCGAGAAACTTCTGACCGTTGCCATggatagaaatcaaaaaaatatccACCCATCTCACATGTCTGAGATAGTGATTGTAGCAAAGTGTATTTCACCTCGTGTGGATGATGTGATGCGTTCAATCTCTCCTCCAATTGACGCCGAACATCTCGAAGCAAGATCAGCGGCATTAATTTACTCAGTACAGCATCTTGCTTTGCTCGTGCGTAATGCTTGGCAATCACCAACTTCCCTAGACTGGATCGACGCTGCTCTGGATAACATGTCTCAACATCTAAAGATCCTGCGAAGTGCAAACCTCAATAATCTTCCCGAACCTGATGCCATGAAAACAGCCCAAGAAGATACTGATAATGATAGCAAGCTGGATGACGACAATCTCGATACACTGCAACCACCAACAAGCCAAGAAAGTTCCCAACTTTAA